Proteins co-encoded in one Brassica oleracea var. oleracea cultivar TO1000 chromosome C4, BOL, whole genome shotgun sequence genomic window:
- the LOC106342017 gene encoding probable polygalacturonase: MEFSLKPSALKMTRTSFVIVVVLAICSFQMMESSPDLANKVKANNIQYDAINCRKHSAVITEFGAVGDGKTSNTKAFKEAITKLAPKAADGGVQLIVPPGKWLTGSFNLTSHFTLFIQKDATILASQDESEYPVVAPLPSYGQGRDAAGPTFASLISGTNLTDVVITGNNGTINGQGKYWWVKYRSGGFKNITRPYTLELVFSKDVQISNITIVDSPAWNIHPVYCTNVIVKGVTILAPIDSPNTDGINPDSCTNTLIEDCFVVSGDDCIAVKSGWDQFGIKVGMPTQQLSIRRFTCISPDSAGIALGSEMSGGIKDVRMEDITLLQTQSAIRIKTAVGRGGYVKDIFARRFTMKTMKYVFWMSGAYNQHPASGYDPKAMPEITNINYRDMTADNVTQPARLDGFTNDPFTKICMSNINIALAAEPKKLLWNCTAISGVSSKVTPKPCSLLPENAPVDCAFPVDKIPIEFVVLNKCSA; encoded by the exons ATGGAGTTCTCTCTAAAACCTTCAGCTTTAAAG ATGACTCGGACAAGTTTTGTCATAGTAGTAGTTTTAGCAATATGCAGTTTTCAGATGATGGAATCATCTCCAGATTTAGCCAACAAGGTGAAGGCAAATAATATTCAATATGACGCGATTAATTGTCGAAAACATAGCGCAGTTATAACCGAATTTGGAGCTGTGGGTGATGGAAAAACATCAAACACAAAAGCGTTTAAGGAAGCCATAACCAAGCTTGCTCCTAAGGCGGCCGACGGTGGAGTGCAGCTCATTGTTCCACCAGGAAAATGGCTCACCGGAAGTTTCAACCTTACCAGCCATTTTACTTTGTTCATCCAGAAAGATGCAACCATTCTTGCTTCTCAG GATGAATCTGAATATCCAGTGGTTGCACCATTGCCATCCTATGGACAAGGAAGAGATGCTGCTGGGCCAACATTCGCTAGTTTAATCTCTGGCACAAACCTAACTGATGTTGTTATCACCG GTAACAACGGAACAATCAACGGACAAGGAAAATACTGGTGGGTGAAGTATCGAAGTGGTGGATTTAAGAATATCACGAGACCTTACACACTCGAACTCGTGTTCTCTAAAGACGTTCAGATCTCGAACATCACAATCGTCGATTCGCCTGCATGGAATATTCATCCAGTGTATTGCACTAACGTCATCGTTAAAGGCGTTACCATTCTCGCTCCTATCGATTCTCCTAACACCGATGGAATCAACCCTG ATTCATGCACCAACACATTGATCGAAGACTGTTTCGTAGTCTCCGGAGACGACTGCATCGCCGTCAAGAGCGGTTGGGATCAGTTCGGTATCAAAGTCGGAATGCCAACTCAGCAACTCTCTATCCGAAGGTTCACATGCATCTCTCCCGACAGTGCTGGAATAGCACTCGGAAGTGAAATGTCCGGTGGAATCAAAGACGTTAGGATGGAAGACATAACGTTGCTTCAGACACAATCCGCTATCCGAATCAAAACAGCTGTTGGTCGTGGAGGTTACGTTAAAGATATCTTTGCTCGAAGGTTCACAATGAAGACAATGAAATACGTTTTCTGGATGAGTGGTGCTTATAACCAACACCCTGCTTCGGGTTATGACCCCAAGGCTATGCCCGAGATTACGAATATTAATTACCGTGACATGACCGCGGATAACGTTACGCAGCCCGCTAGGCTCGATGGATTCACCAACGATCCTTTCACCAAGATATGTATGTCGAATATAAACATTGCTTTGGCTGCTGAGCCCAAGAAGTTGCTGTGGAATTGTACAGCCATCTCCGGAGTTTCTAGCAAGGTGACGCCAAAACCGTGTAGCTTGTTGCCGGAGAATGCTCCCGTCGACTGTGCTTTTCCGGTTGATAAGATTCCTATTGAATTTGTTGTCCTGAACAAATGCTCTGCTTAG
- the LOC106342024 gene encoding mitogen-activated protein kinase kinase kinase YODA-like yields MKEVELFPDDPKSAECIKQLNQEIKLLTNLQHPNIRVYDRFFIYLEYVHPGSINKYIQDHCGGTMTESVVRNFTRHILSGLAYLHSKKTVHRDIKGANLLVDTSGVVKLADFGMAKHLTRQRADLSLKGSPYWMAPELMQAVMQRDSNPYLAFVVDT; encoded by the exons ATGAAGGAAGTTGAGTTGTTTCCTGATGATCCCAAATCTGCAGAGTGTATAAAGCAATTAAATCAG GAAATCAAACTTCTCACTAATCTTCAGCATCCAAACATTCGA GTATATGATCGTTTCTTTATATACCTGGAATATGTTCACCCGGGTTCTATCAACAAATATATCCAAGACCATTGCGGCGGTACCATGACCGAATCTGTTGTTCGCAATTTTACTCGTCATATCTTGTCCGGGCTGGCTTATTTGCACAGCAAAAAGACAGTACATAG GGATATCAAAGGTGCTAATCTCCTTGTTGACACCTCTGGTGTTGTCAAGCTGGCTGACTTCGGCATGGCTAAACAT CTTACTAGGCAAAGAGCTGATCTCTCGTTAAAGGGAAGCCCGTACTGGATGGCACCAGAG CTTATGCAAGCCGTGATGCAAAGAGATAGCAACCCATATCTCGCTTTTGTTGTTGATACATGA